One genomic region from Clostridium saccharobutylicum DSM 13864 encodes:
- a CDS encoding DUF1667 domain-containing protein: MEKELICICCPKGCHLKVDAEVNKVTGNTCPRGAEYGINEVTNPVRVITTTAKVVNGYLPVVPVKTDKPIPKGLNFKCMDEINKATIEAPVKIGDILIENVLGTGVNIVATRNIKAI; the protein is encoded by the coding sequence ATGGAAAAAGAATTAATTTGTATATGTTGTCCTAAGGGATGTCATTTAAAAGTAGATGCAGAAGTAAATAAAGTTACAGGGAATACTTGTCCAAGAGGCGCTGAATATGGGATAAATGAAGTTACTAATCCTGTTAGAGTAATAACTACAACAGCTAAGGTGGTTAATGGATATTTACCAGTAGTACCTGTAAAGACTGATAAGCCAATTCCAAAGGGATTGAATTTTAAGTGTATGGATGAAATTAATAAGGCTACAATTGAAGCCCCTGTTAAAATTGGTGATATTTTAATAGAAAATGTACTTGGAACTGGTGTTAATATTGTTGCAACTAGAAATATAAAAGCAATTTAA
- a CDS encoding NAD(P)/FAD-dependent oxidoreductase, translated as MSYELIVVGGGPAGLAAAYEAYSNGIKKILILERDKELGGILNQCIHNGFGLHTFKEELTGPEYAGRFIDMIEDTNVEVKLDTMVLDIEKDKTVHAINGEEGYMELKTKAIILAMGCRERTRGAINIPGDRPAGVFSAGAAQRYINVEGYMPGKEVLILGSGDIGLIMARRMTLEGAKVKAVVELCPYSNGLNRNIVQCLNDYDIPLYLSHTVVDIVGKERVEKVIIAEVDEKKQPIKGTEKEFDVDTLLLSVGLIPENELSYNAGLEPDRRTNGLRVTESMETSVDGIFACGNVVHVHDLVDFVTQESKHAGASAAKYIKGELNKDNCVNIINGQNINYTVPQRLNVNAVDDKLTIFMRVNNIYHNKALVVRSEDEVIAKFKRAHLAPSEMEKVVLSKVLLDKVKGDITISLEDGE; from the coding sequence ATGAGTTATGAATTAATAGTTGTAGGTGGGGGTCCAGCAGGTCTTGCAGCTGCGTATGAAGCATATAGTAATGGAATAAAGAAAATTTTGATTTTAGAAAGAGATAAAGAATTAGGTGGAATATTAAATCAATGTATTCACAATGGTTTTGGTCTACATACTTTTAAGGAAGAGCTTACAGGACCTGAGTACGCAGGAAGATTCATTGATATGATTGAAGATACTAATGTAGAAGTTAAGCTAGATACAATGGTACTAGATATAGAGAAAGATAAAACAGTTCATGCTATTAATGGTGAAGAGGGTTATATGGAACTTAAAACTAAGGCCATAATTTTAGCAATGGGTTGTAGAGAAAGAACTAGAGGAGCTATTAATATTCCAGGTGATAGACCAGCAGGAGTATTTAGTGCAGGTGCAGCTCAAAGATATATTAATGTAGAAGGATATATGCCAGGAAAGGAAGTTCTTATTTTAGGATCAGGAGATATTGGACTTATAATGGCAAGAAGAATGACACTTGAAGGAGCTAAAGTTAAAGCTGTAGTTGAATTGTGTCCATATTCAAACGGATTAAACAGAAATATTGTTCAATGTTTAAATGATTATGATATACCATTATATTTATCACACACAGTAGTTGATATTGTAGGTAAGGAAAGAGTTGAAAAAGTAATAATCGCAGAGGTTGATGAAAAGAAGCAGCCAATTAAGGGAACTGAAAAAGAATTTGATGTTGATACATTACTATTATCAGTAGGTTTAATTCCAGAAAATGAATTGTCTTATAATGCTGGGCTTGAACCTGATAGAAGAACTAATGGACTAAGAGTTACAGAAAGCATGGAAACATCAGTTGATGGTATATTTGCCTGTGGTAATGTAGTCCATGTACATGATTTAGTTGATTTTGTAACACAAGAATCTAAACATGCAGGAGCTTCAGCAGCTAAATATATTAAAGGTGAGCTTAATAAAGATAACTGTGTAAACATAATTAATGGACAAAATATTAATTATACAGTTCCACAAAGACTTAATGTTAACGCAGTAGATGATAAATTAACTATATTTATGAGAGTAAATAATATTTATCATAATAAAGCATTAGTTGTAAGAAGTGAAGATGAAGTTATAGCTAAATTTAAAAGAGCACATTTAGCACCATCAGAAATGGAAAAAGTGGTCTTAAGCAAAGTGTTATTAGATAAAGTTAAAGGTGATATAACAATATCATTAGAGGATGGTGAATAG
- a CDS encoding NAD(P)/FAD-dependent oxidoreductase, producing the protein MYDIAIIGAGVIGTSIFRELTKYNLKVVVLEKEKDVSMGTSKANSAIVHAGYDPKEGTLMAKFNVKGNEMFEDLCKELSVPFKRNGSLIIAFNDEDMNTVHDLYENGTKIGVKGLKILTREEVLEKEPNLSDEIAGALYAPTGGIVGPFEYTIALAENGVANGGEIKLEKEVVSIEKNDLFKITTKDGEVIESRFVINAAGLYADKIHNLICKESFKIIPRSGEYFVMDKSQGNLFTHTIFQCPSKLGKGVLVTPTVHGNLLVGPDARDIEDKEDLGTVGEGLNFVREASMRTTKKVNFREGIRNFAGLRANPDKGDFIVEENENVKGFIDVAGMKSPGLSSAPAIALEVINILGKAECKLEKKTNFNGKRDQVHFMELSAKEKAELIRKNPQYGRIVCRCESITEGEIVDAIHKSFGVLSLDGIKRRCRPGMGRCQGGFCGPRVQEIIAREYNIPLEDVVQEKSGSYILLGKTK; encoded by the coding sequence ATGTATGATATAGCAATAATTGGAGCAGGAGTTATTGGAACTTCAATATTTAGAGAATTAACTAAGTATAATTTAAAAGTAGTAGTTCTAGAAAAAGAAAAAGATGTATCCATGGGAACAAGTAAAGCAAATTCAGCAATAGTACATGCTGGATATGACCCTAAAGAAGGAACATTGATGGCAAAATTCAATGTAAAAGGAAATGAAATGTTTGAAGATCTATGCAAAGAACTAAGTGTACCATTTAAAAGAAATGGATCACTTATCATAGCATTTAATGATGAAGATATGAATACAGTACATGACCTTTATGAAAATGGAACTAAAATCGGAGTAAAGGGATTAAAGATTTTAACAAGAGAAGAAGTGTTAGAAAAAGAACCAAATTTAAGCGATGAAATAGCAGGAGCATTATATGCACCAACAGGCGGAATAGTAGGACCATTTGAATATACAATTGCATTAGCTGAGAATGGTGTTGCTAATGGTGGAGAGATTAAACTTGAAAAAGAAGTTGTTTCAATAGAAAAGAATGATTTATTTAAGATTACAACTAAAGATGGTGAAGTTATAGAATCTAGATTTGTTATAAATGCAGCTGGGCTTTATGCAGATAAAATTCATAACTTAATTTGCAAGGAAAGTTTTAAGATAATTCCAAGAAGTGGTGAATATTTTGTAATGGATAAGAGCCAAGGAAACTTATTTACACATACAATATTTCAATGTCCATCTAAGCTTGGTAAGGGTGTTTTGGTAACACCAACTGTTCATGGAAACTTATTAGTTGGTCCAGATGCGAGAGATATTGAAGATAAAGAAGATTTAGGAACTGTAGGAGAAGGATTAAATTTTGTTAGAGAAGCTTCAATGCGTACAACAAAAAAAGTTAATTTCAGAGAAGGAATTAGAAATTTTGCAGGGCTTAGAGCAAATCCTGATAAGGGAGATTTTATAGTAGAAGAAAATGAGAACGTAAAGGGATTTATAGATGTTGCTGGAATGAAATCACCAGGATTATCATCAGCACCAGCAATTGCTCTTGAAGTCATTAATATATTAGGTAAAGCAGAATGTAAATTAGAAAAGAAAACAAACTTTAATGGAAAAAGAGATCAAGTTCATTTTATGGAATTATCAGCAAAAGAAAAGGCTGAATTAATAAGAAAAAATCCACAGTATGGAAGAATAGTATGTAGATGCGAAAGTATAACAGAGGGCGAAATTGTTGATGCAATCCATAAAAGCTTTGGAGTATTATCTTTAGATGGTATTAAGAGAAGATGTAGACCTGGAATGGGAAGATGTCAAGGTGGTTTCTGTGGCCCAAGAGTTCAAGAAATAATAGCAAGAGAATACAATATACCTCTTGAAGATGTAGTTCAAGAAAAATCCGGTTCATATATTTTATTAGGAAAGACAAAGTAG
- the glpK gene encoding glycerol kinase GlpK, whose product MNKYVIALDQGTTSSRAIIFDKDQNIMEVSQKEFNQIYPKQGWVEHNPLEIWASQYGVLQEVMAKANISQDEVAAIGITNQRETTIVWDKNTGEPVYNAIVWQCRRTAAIVEELKKDREFGDYVKENTGLLLDAYFSGTKIKWILDNVEGARERAEKGELLFGTVDTWLVWKLTKGKVHVTDYTNASRTMLYNIKELRWDDKILEKLNIPKSMLPEVKNSSEVYGYTNLGGTGGIRVPIAGMAGDQQCALFGQTCFEAGSVKNTYGTGCFLLMNTGEKMIQSKNGLVTTIAVGIDNKVQYALEGSVFVGGAVIQWIRDELKLVNDAADTEYFAKKVEDNGGVYVVPAFTGLGAPYWDMYARGAIFGLTRGANRNHIIRAALECIAYQSKDLIDAMQEDSGCKLTSLKVDGGASRNNLLMQFQADITGAEVVRPIITETTALGAAYLAGLAVGFWESKEEIAKKWAVSEAYVPSLDEDKKQNLYKGWKKAVERVKGWEEE is encoded by the coding sequence ATGAATAAATATGTAATAGCATTAGATCAAGGAACAACAAGTTCAAGAGCGATAATTTTTGACAAGGATCAAAACATAATGGAGGTAAGCCAAAAGGAATTTAATCAGATTTATCCAAAACAAGGTTGGGTAGAACATAATCCATTAGAAATATGGGCAAGCCAATATGGAGTTTTACAAGAAGTTATGGCTAAAGCTAATATTAGTCAAGATGAAGTAGCAGCCATAGGAATAACCAACCAAAGGGAAACAACAATAGTTTGGGATAAAAATACAGGCGAGCCAGTTTACAATGCAATAGTATGGCAATGTAGAAGAACTGCAGCTATAGTAGAGGAACTTAAGAAAGATAGAGAGTTTGGAGATTATGTTAAAGAAAATACAGGGTTATTGTTAGATGCATATTTTTCAGGAACTAAGATAAAGTGGATTTTAGATAATGTTGAAGGGGCTAGAGAAAGAGCAGAAAAAGGTGAATTGCTATTTGGTACAGTAGATACTTGGTTGGTTTGGAAACTTACAAAAGGCAAAGTTCATGTAACCGACTACACTAATGCTTCTAGAACAATGCTTTATAATATAAAAGAATTAAGATGGGACGATAAAATATTAGAAAAACTTAATATACCAAAATCAATGCTGCCAGAAGTTAAAAATTCATCAGAAGTTTATGGATATACAAATCTTGGTGGAACAGGAGGAATTAGAGTTCCGATTGCTGGTATGGCAGGAGATCAACAATGTGCATTGTTTGGACAAACTTGTTTTGAAGCAGGAAGTGTAAAGAATACTTATGGAACAGGATGTTTCCTGCTTATGAATACAGGAGAAAAGATGATTCAAAGTAAAAATGGCTTAGTAACTACTATTGCAGTAGGTATAGATAACAAAGTGCAATATGCATTAGAAGGATCAGTATTTGTTGGTGGGGCTGTAATTCAATGGATTAGAGACGAACTTAAATTGGTTAATGATGCAGCGGATACAGAATATTTTGCTAAGAAGGTAGAAGATAACGGAGGAGTATATGTTGTACCTGCATTTACAGGACTTGGAGCACCATATTGGGACATGTATGCAAGAGGTGCTATATTTGGATTAACAAGAGGTGCAAATAGAAATCATATAATAAGAGCCGCATTAGAATGTATTGCATATCAATCTAAAGATCTTATAGATGCAATGCAAGAAGATTCAGGATGTAAACTTACAAGTCTTAAAGTAGATGGAGGAGCTAGTAGAAATAATTTATTGATGCAATTCCAAGCAGATATTACAGGCGCAGAAGTTGTAAGACCTATAATAACAGAAACAACAGCACTTGGAGCAGCGTATTTAGCTGGACTTGCAGTAGGATTCTGGGAATCTAAAGAGGAAATTGCTAAGAAATGGGCTGTAAGTGAGGCTTATGTTCCAAGTTTAGATGAAGATAAAAAACAAAATTTATACAAAGGTTGGAAAAAGGCCGTTGAAAGAGTTAAAGGTTGGGAAGAGGAATAA
- a CDS encoding glycerol-3-phosphate responsive antiterminator: MDIKELLEENPVIAAVKNEQQLQLAMNSTAEIIFVLFGDLINIKKLGDVIASTGKIGIIHIDLVEGLTNKEVVVKYLKEETQFKGIISTKSQMVKIAKSYGLIAIQRIFVFDTLSLNNVKKHMGAECDALEVLPGIMPKVIGILSEYSSKPVVAGGLIETKEEVMQALSSGATCVSTTKKEIWDM; this comes from the coding sequence ATGGATATTAAGGAATTATTAGAAGAAAATCCGGTGATAGCAGCAGTTAAAAATGAACAACAATTGCAATTAGCAATGAATTCTACAGCAGAAATTATATTTGTATTATTTGGTGATTTAATAAACATTAAAAAATTAGGAGATGTAATAGCATCCACAGGTAAAATTGGAATAATTCATATTGATTTAGTTGAAGGACTTACCAATAAAGAAGTTGTCGTAAAATATTTAAAAGAAGAAACACAGTTTAAAGGAATTATAAGCACCAAGTCTCAAATGGTTAAAATTGCTAAAAGTTATGGCTTAATAGCAATTCAAAGAATATTTGTATTCGATACTCTTTCATTAAATAATGTAAAGAAACATATGGGAGCAGAATGTGATGCGTTAGAAGTATTACCTGGAATAATGCCAAAGGTAATAGGTATTCTTTCAGAATATTCATCTAAACCAGTTGTTGCTGGGGGATTAATTGAAACTAAAGAAGAGGTTATGCAAGCGTTAAGTTCAGGTGCAACTTGTGTATCAACAACTAAAAAAGAAATTTGGGACATGTAG
- a CDS encoding sensor histidine kinase, whose protein sequence is MEVEYKNIKSYDDINKINEQLLKENEYLKNKVAEQKKQLEEITQELKEFNVMLEDEINERTKTEDALKESERQFRYSIEEAPVPMMLYTEDGEIKKINRTWTDITGYTISDIPTIYKWAEAAGILINDLKGNYTSRLFNLEKRQDDGEYSIKIKSGSIRIWNFFSAYIGNMQDGHKLLIKVAIDITERKQMEELRRNVLEERRKLYEIKEYDRIKTEFFSNISHELRTPINVIFSALQVHDINLKRCSFENKSIDKYKYTKIMKQNCYRLLRLVNNIIDITKIDSGYFDMNEYNIDIINLIENITLSVSDYIENKGLSLIFDTSVEEKIIACDPEKIERIILNILSNAVKFTPKGGKIMVNIEDCNENICIRIKDTGRGIPKDKLNSIFERFVQVDKSLTRDHEGSGIGLSLVKCLVELHNGTIDVNSKEGIGSEFIIYIPCRMADEVNDEIRCCDPTIDDFVEKINLEFSDIYE, encoded by the coding sequence ATGGAAGTAGAATATAAAAATATAAAATCCTATGATGATATTAATAAAATTAATGAACAATTGTTAAAAGAAAATGAATATTTAAAAAATAAAGTGGCTGAGCAAAAAAAGCAACTTGAGGAAATAACCCAGGAATTAAAAGAATTTAATGTTATGCTTGAGGACGAAATTAATGAACGTACAAAAACAGAAGATGCTTTAAAAGAAAGTGAAAGACAATTTAGATATTCTATAGAAGAAGCGCCAGTACCAATGATGTTATATACTGAAGATGGTGAAATAAAAAAAATAAATAGAACTTGGACTGATATTACAGGATATACAATAAGTGATATTCCAACAATTTATAAGTGGGCAGAGGCGGCAGGGATATTAATAAATGACTTAAAGGGGAATTATACAAGTAGGCTATTTAATTTAGAGAAAAGACAAGATGATGGAGAATATTCCATAAAAATAAAGAGTGGAAGCATAAGAATTTGGAATTTCTTTTCTGCATATATTGGAAATATGCAAGATGGACATAAATTATTAATTAAAGTAGCAATAGATATAACTGAAAGAAAACAGATGGAAGAACTTCGAAGAAATGTTCTTGAAGAAAGAAGAAAGCTATATGAAATTAAGGAATATGATAGGATTAAAACAGAGTTCTTTTCTAACATATCTCATGAATTAAGAACTCCTATTAATGTTATTTTTTCAGCCTTGCAGGTACATGACATTAATTTAAAGCGTTGTTCATTTGAAAATAAATCTATAGATAAGTATAAATATACAAAGATAATGAAGCAAAATTGTTATCGCCTTTTAAGACTTGTAAATAATATAATTGATATAACAAAAATAGATTCAGGTTATTTTGATATGAATGAATATAATATTGATATAATAAATCTTATAGAAAATATAACCTTATCAGTATCAGACTATATTGAAAATAAAGGATTGTCACTAATATTTGATACAAGCGTAGAAGAAAAAATTATTGCTTGCGATCCAGAAAAAATAGAAAGAATTATATTGAACATATTATCAAATGCAGTGAAGTTTACTCCTAAAGGGGGAAAAATTATGGTCAATATAGAGGATTGTAATGAAAATATTTGTATTAGGATAAAAGATACAGGTAGAGGTATCCCTAAAGATAAATTAAATTCTATTTTTGAACGTTTCGTACAAGTTGATAAATCTCTTACAAGGGACCATGAAGGTAGTGGGATAGGGCTTTCTCTTGTAAAGTGTTTAGTTGAACTGCACAATGGAACAATAGATGTAAATAGCAAGGAGGGAATTGGTTCCGAATTCATAATATATATTCCTTGCAGAATGGCAGATGAAGTTAATGATGAAATTAGATGTTGTGATCCGACAATAGATGATTTTGTTGAAAAAATCAATTTAGAATTTTCAGATATATATGAATAA
- a CDS encoding FIST signal transduction protein, with amino-acid sequence MAGRIKEIIDEIIRIRSKGNPAIAEMTIAKLILKGFNPNKFDKNSIDDEVIIEKLYNIAKQLNVNSLEKNEINIKSAVSTKQLEKEIVDDIKRQLNISKIKLVIFFASPNFNQAKISKLMQEEFNDCVVVGCSTAGEIESGELLENSVVAMGINSNIISDVKVEVIENMKQALNLEAAFASFEKYYNESLYNMDSRKYVGMTLIDGISMKEEKIMDSIGNRTNVFFVGGSAGDNYKFARTYVCANGKAYTDASVLLLLKINCDADFDIIKTQSFKALNSTLIANKVNEECREVVEFNHKPASLAYKESIGLCKSEDIENYFVTNPLGLVVGENDIFVRSPQRVNNTNMLFYCNILKGMEVRLLKPTNIIEDTEKILINKINEFGNIDGIINFQCLERTREIKKKKLQDQYCKIFDNITNIGFSAYGEQYIGHLNQTSVMLVFRTKK; translated from the coding sequence TTGGCTGGTCGAATAAAAGAAATAATCGATGAAATTATTAGAATAAGATCAAAGGGAAATCCTGCTATTGCAGAAATGACTATAGCCAAATTAATATTAAAAGGATTTAATCCAAATAAATTTGATAAGAACTCTATTGATGATGAAGTGATTATTGAAAAACTCTATAATATAGCTAAACAATTGAATGTAAATAGCTTAGAAAAGAATGAAATAAATATAAAATCTGCAGTTTCAACTAAGCAATTAGAAAAAGAAATTGTAGATGATATTAAGCGGCAGTTGAATATTTCAAAAATAAAATTAGTTATATTTTTTGCTTCTCCTAATTTTAACCAAGCTAAAATTAGTAAACTTATGCAAGAAGAATTTAATGATTGTGTAGTTGTAGGATGCTCAACAGCTGGTGAAATAGAGAGTGGGGAACTACTAGAAAATTCAGTTGTTGCAATGGGGATTAATTCTAATATTATTTCAGACGTAAAAGTTGAAGTAATTGAAAATATGAAACAAGCTTTAAATTTAGAAGCAGCCTTTGCATCTTTTGAGAAGTATTATAATGAAAGTTTGTATAATATGGACTCAAGAAAATATGTTGGAATGACTTTAATTGATGGTATAAGCATGAAAGAAGAAAAAATAATGGACTCAATAGGAAATAGGACAAATGTTTTTTTTGTTGGAGGTTCTGCTGGTGATAATTATAAATTTGCAAGAACATATGTTTGTGCAAATGGAAAAGCATATACGGATGCGAGTGTTTTGTTACTATTAAAAATAAATTGTGATGCTGACTTCGACATTATTAAGACTCAAAGCTTTAAAGCTTTAAATAGCACTCTTATTGCAAATAAGGTTAATGAAGAATGTAGAGAAGTAGTTGAATTTAATCATAAACCAGCGAGTTTGGCATATAAGGAATCCATTGGATTATGTAAATCTGAAGATATAGAAAATTATTTTGTAACTAATCCTTTAGGGCTAGTCGTTGGAGAAAATGATATATTTGTAAGAAGCCCGCAAAGAGTAAATAATACAAATATGTTGTTTTATTGCAATATACTTAAAGGAATGGAAGTAAGATTACTGAAACCTACCAATATTATTGAAGATACTGAGAAAATTCTAATAAATAAAATAAATGAGTTTGGAAACATTGATGGTATTATAAATTTTCAATGTCTTGAACGAACAAGAGAAATTAAGAAAAAGAAGCTTCAAGATCAATATTGCAAAATATTTGATAACATTACTAATATAGGGTTTTCAGCTTATGGTGAACAATATATAGGACATTTAAATCAAACTTCTGTCATGTTGGTTTTTAGAACAAAAAAATAG
- a CDS encoding homoserine dehydrogenase, which yields MKKIKIALLGLGNVGRGVWMILNSNKEEIMKRCGYEVEIAKILVRDKNKPRGIDVPDDLVTTDFNEILEDGSIKIVVEVMGGMEPARDYMLKCMDKKKHIVTANKMLLATGGDELFEKADEKGIMFQYEASVAGGIPIIKGINESLTANKIETLYGIVNGTTNYILSKMELEGANFGDVLKEAQEKGYAEADPTSDIEAYDAQYKLAILASLAFGTKIDVSNVYREGITKIEAIDMKYASQFKMGIKLLAIAKEVDGKVELRVHPTMIPKKHPLSNVYDSYNAVFIRGNAVGDLMFYGRGAGDLPTGSAVVSDIVSIVRSNVNTENDNPVVKNNLWNREILDMESVKSKYYIRATVLDESGVLGEITAILGKHNVSIRSVIQKGDEEDGQVTIVLVTHKTKESEINIAIEEIMNLKSVYKIDNIIRIEDFK from the coding sequence ATGAAAAAAATAAAAATAGCACTACTAGGATTGGGGAATGTTGGTCGTGGTGTTTGGATGATTTTAAATTCTAATAAAGAAGAGATAATGAAAAGATGTGGATATGAAGTAGAAATAGCGAAAATTCTTGTAAGAGACAAAAACAAACCAAGAGGAATAGACGTTCCAGATGATTTAGTTACTACAGATTTTAATGAAATATTGGAAGATGGTAGTATTAAGATTGTTGTAGAAGTTATGGGGGGAATGGAACCAGCTAGAGATTATATGCTTAAATGTATGGACAAGAAAAAACATATAGTGACTGCAAATAAAATGCTGTTAGCTACTGGTGGAGATGAACTTTTTGAAAAAGCTGATGAAAAAGGAATTATGTTCCAATATGAAGCTAGTGTAGCAGGGGGAATTCCAATAATAAAAGGAATAAACGAAAGCTTAACAGCCAATAAGATAGAAACACTATATGGTATTGTGAATGGTACTACAAATTATATTTTAAGTAAAATGGAACTGGAAGGTGCTAATTTTGGTGATGTCTTAAAAGAAGCTCAAGAAAAAGGCTATGCAGAAGCAGATCCAACATCAGATATTGAAGCTTATGATGCTCAATACAAATTAGCTATACTTGCATCCTTGGCATTTGGAACTAAAATTGATGTATCAAATGTATATAGAGAAGGTATTACTAAAATTGAAGCTATAGATATGAAATATGCAAGTCAATTTAAAATGGGAATTAAACTACTTGCAATAGCTAAAGAAGTTGATGGAAAAGTAGAGTTAAGAGTTCATCCTACAATGATTCCTAAAAAGCATCCATTATCAAATGTATATGATTCATACAATGCAGTATTTATAAGAGGTAATGCAGTAGGAGATTTAATGTTCTATGGAAGAGGAGCTGGAGATTTACCAACAGGTAGTGCTGTAGTAAGTGACATTGTATCTATTGTAAGAAGTAATGTTAACACTGAAAATGATAATCCTGTTGTAAAGAATAATCTATGGAATAGAGAGATTTTGGATATGGAATCTGTCAAAAGTAAATATTATATTAGAGCAACAGTATTAGATGAATCAGGAGTTCTTGGTGAAATAACAGCCATTCTTGGAAAGCATAACGTCAGCATACGTTCTGTAATTCAAAAAGGTGATGAAGAAGATGGCCAGGTTACAATTGTATTGGTAACACATAAAACTAAAGAATCAGAAATTAACATTGCAATTGAAGAAATTATGAATTTGAAATCTGTATATAAGATAGATAATATTATAAGAATAGAAGATTTTAAATAA
- a CDS encoding methyl-accepting chemotaxis protein: protein MDSGYKAKVEHCEKSISDICNDSELSSKNFVKDSNISAIAGFIIALLVIIIISIISIVITKIIVGVLLEGINHVTKISNNLSSGELKYDNLYESEDEMGKMTRNLNSTIDGLSNYINDISSILKELSHGNLKIKTTIDYKGEFLQIKYSLENIISSLNKSFGSINQATKAVASRAKDIALTSKSLAEGSTNQSNAIEEVVKSIGDISSKVRNNTENAAKANEFSIVTKTMIVNANEKMKDLINSMGDIKDSSRKISDIIVTIENIASQTNLLALNAAIEASRAGDAGRGFAVVAEEVRKLAKQSEDAVKDTTNIIKNYIKEVARGNDLTEDVNNELNKVVLNIYNMSDLVNEISTASEIQSLDIIEINSRIDQISDVVQINSAISEETSISTGELVMQTKILEEEVIKFDLREQVNFKFL from the coding sequence ATGGATAGTGGCTATAAAGCTAAAGTAGAACATTGTGAAAAATCTATATCAGATATATGCAATGATTCCGAATTAAGTTCTAAGAACTTTGTAAAAGATTCTAATATAAGCGCAATTGCAGGATTTATAATTGCATTGCTCGTTATAATTATAATTTCAATAATTTCAATTGTAATTACTAAGATCATTGTAGGAGTATTACTTGAAGGAATTAATCATGTTACTAAAATATCCAATAATTTATCTAGTGGGGAACTTAAGTATGATAATCTTTATGAATCAGAAGATGAAATGGGAAAAATGACCCGAAATTTAAATTCAACTATTGATGGATTAAGTAATTATATTAACGATATTTCAAGTATTTTAAAAGAATTATCTCATGGAAATCTGAAAATAAAGACTACTATTGATTATAAGGGGGAATTTTTACAGATAAAATATTCTCTTGAAAATATAATTAGTTCCTTAAACAAATCTTTTGGAAGTATAAATCAAGCAACTAAAGCTGTGGCTAGTAGAGCAAAGGATATAGCACTAACTAGTAAATCTCTAGCAGAAGGATCAACAAATCAGTCTAATGCAATAGAGGAGGTAGTAAAAAGTATTGGAGATATATCGAGTAAAGTAAGAAATAATACAGAAAATGCAGCAAAAGCTAATGAATTTTCTATAGTTACTAAAACTATGATTGTAAATGCAAATGAAAAAATGAAGGATTTAATTAACTCAATGGGTGATATAAAAGATTCATCAAGAAAAATTTCAGATATTATAGTTACAATAGAAAATATAGCATCTCAAACAAATCTTCTCGCTTTAAATGCAGCAATTGAAGCCTCAAGAGCTGGTGACGCTGGCAGGGGATTTGCAGTAGTGGCAGAAGAAGTGAGGAAGTTAGCAAAACAGTCAGAGGATGCAGTTAAGGATACTACAAACATCATAAAAAATTATATAAAAGAAGTTGCCAGGGGGAATGATCTAACAGAAGATGTTAATAATGAACTAAATAAAGTAGTTCTTAATATTTACAATATGTCTGATTTAGTTAATGAAATATCAACAGCTTCTGAAATACAATCATTAGATATAATTGAGATTAACTCTAGAATAGATCAAATTTCAGATGTGGTTCAAATAAATTCAGCTATATCAGAAGAAACATCAATATCAACAGGCGAATTAGTTATGCAAACTAAGATACTAGAAGAAGAGGTTATTAAGTTTGATTTACGAGAGCAGGTGAATTTCAAATTTCTATAA